CTTGTCGACATCGGCCTTCATCATGTAGCGAACGCTGTCCTTGAAGCCACTGCTGCTGCCGAAACCGCCCAAGGTCATCTCGTTCAGCGCATCTTCCTTGCTCCAGCCCTGGATCACCACGCGATACATGGCCGCCATCAGGCCGGTGCGGTCGGAGCCATGTTTGCAGTGCATCAGCACCGGGCCTTTGGTTTCGGCATCCTGGATCGCCCTTAGCGCAGCGAGTACGTCGGAATCGTCGACGTGGTTGGTGCGATAAGTCAGCTGCACCTGTTTGATATCAGATGTCTTCAGCCACGACGCATCAGATTCCGGCAAAAAATTGATTACCGTGCCGATCTTCAGATTTTGCAAAACCGGTAGCGCATCGCTGGTTGGCAACGCGCTGCGATACAGCGTGGGCGTCATTTGGTGCAAGTTGAATTTGTCGCCCACCGGCTGCGCCCATTCCGCTGAACGCAGCGATGAGGTGCCGTCGGCCTGGGCCTGGGCGGTGGCGAACAGGGCCAGGAACGCCATGCCGAGGGCAGGCAGCAGTCGAATCTCGAACATGCGCATTGTAACCGACTAGGGAAATGGCTGATGGGCCACAGATTCGCCTGCGGGGGGTCAACGCGGCGTGAGGTTCTCGTCAAAGAATCGTGAATACCCGGCCTGATCCGGTGTTTTTCTCGCTGAATCGATTCCTCTGAATGCTTAGCCTGCTATCATTTGTAACTATTGATTGCCGGTGTGTTCTATCCCTTTGGATCCCATTTC
The sequence above is a segment of the Pseudomonas sp. R76 genome. Coding sequences within it:
- a CDS encoding dual specificity protein phosphatase family protein, which encodes MFEIRLLPALGMAFLALFATAQAQADGTSSLRSAEWAQPVGDKFNLHQMTPTLYRSALPTSDALPVLQNLKIGTVINFLPESDASWLKTSDIKQVQLTYRTNHVDDSDVLAALRAIQDAETKGPVLMHCKHGSDRTGLMAAMYRVVIQGWSKEDALNEMTLGGFGSSSGFKDSVRYMMKADVDKLRTALANGDCSTSAFALCSMEDWITTTGKDEKKL